The DNA region TCGGAAACCCGGCGTGGCCATCATTGCAGAGGTCGCAGCCGCACATGTCGAAGTGCTGTTCGGAAGCGGGTGGGGGCTTACGCTGCTGATGTATGGCTTGATTCAAGGCTTGGGGGCCGAGCTCGTATTTGCCGCAACCCGCTACCGCAGCTCCTCTGCCTTGACGGTGGCTCTGGCCGGGGCCGCTGCTGCCGTCGGCTCGATGCTGCTTGATTTCTTCTACAGCTACACGGACGATCTGCAGACCTGGATGTTTCTGGCGAAGTACGGCATGCGGATCTTCAGCGGCGCCGTCATTGCAGGCCTCTTGATGCTCGTCCTCGCCAAAGCGCTGGAGCGTACCGGCGTAACCTCCCTGCTGCGTCCGGCTTCGCAAAAAGACTATGAGGCGCTGGACGATTCGCGCCATGTCTAAAACGCTAACGGACCTCCCCGGAAATACCGTCGATGCGTCTAATGATCCGCAGGCGGAGCCGGCGGTTTATGTGGAAGGTCTGCGCCTTAAATATCCGGGCGAGGAACGGCTGATGTTCAAAGACCTTTCGTTCTCGGCCGCCCGCGGAGAAAAGGTGCTGCTGCTGGGTCCAAGCGGCTGCGGGAAATCGACGCTTCTTCAGGTGCTGAGCGGGATGATTCCCCGGGCGACGGAGGTGCCGATGAAATGCGAGGCGCAGAAGCTTCCCGCATCCTGGGGATATGTGTTCCAGGATCCCGACACCCAGTTCTGCATGCCATTCGTGGACGAGGAGCTGGCATTCGTCCTGGAAAATCAATGCGTTCCACGGGAGCAGATGGAAGAGCGGATGCAGGCAGCGCTGCA from Paenibacillus ihbetae includes:
- a CDS encoding ECF transporter S component, producing the protein METMRQGMMGAQPRKGLRLSDILVTVLVSLVLGVVYHFWGSVYNLLKPLFFEADELLYGMWFAAATLAYLLIRKPGVAIIAEVAAAHVEVLFGSGWGLTLLMYGLIQGLGAELVFAATRYRSSSALTVALAGAAAAVGSMLLDFFYSYTDDLQTWMFLAKYGMRIFSGAVIAGLLMLVLAKALERTGVTSLLRPASQKDYEALDDSRHV